One Tumebacillus amylolyticus DNA segment encodes these proteins:
- the mnmA gene encoding tRNA 2-thiouridine(34) synthase MnmA, which produces MTKTPAETRVVVGMSGGVDSSVTAYLLKEQGYDVIGVFMKNWDDTDEFGHCTADEDFNDVRRVCEKIGIPYYTVNFEKQYFDRVFQYFLDEYKRGRTPNPDVMCNREIKFKEFLDAALDLGADYIATGHYARVDFHEGKYRLLRGVDNNKDQTYFLNQLNQYQLSKTLYPIGELPKPKVREIAEAAGLATARKKDSTGICFIGERNFREFLSQYLPNQPGEMRTMNGEVKGQHMGLMYYTLGQRQGLGIGGSGEPWFVVGKDLDNNVLLVEQGQDHPALYSESLVATDVHWVSGEPTDTTFRCAAKFRYRQPDQMVTVHVKDGGVCEVLFDEKQKAVTPGQAVVFYDGEVCLGGGTIDKVRSLVTM; this is translated from the coding sequence ATGACGAAAACACCAGCAGAAACCCGTGTCGTGGTCGGCATGTCCGGCGGGGTGGATTCTTCCGTCACCGCTTACTTGCTCAAAGAGCAAGGGTACGACGTGATCGGCGTGTTCATGAAGAACTGGGACGACACTGACGAGTTTGGCCATTGCACCGCAGATGAAGACTTTAACGACGTTCGCCGGGTATGTGAGAAGATCGGCATCCCGTATTATACTGTGAATTTTGAGAAGCAATACTTCGACCGCGTCTTCCAATACTTCCTCGACGAGTACAAGCGCGGACGCACCCCGAATCCGGACGTCATGTGCAACCGCGAGATCAAGTTCAAAGAATTCCTCGACGCCGCCCTCGACCTCGGGGCCGATTACATTGCGACAGGTCACTATGCGCGCGTGGACTTCCATGAGGGCAAGTACCGCCTGCTGCGCGGCGTGGACAACAACAAAGATCAGACGTATTTCTTGAACCAACTGAACCAATACCAGCTCTCCAAAACGCTCTACCCGATCGGAGAGCTGCCCAAGCCGAAAGTCCGGGAGATCGCCGAAGCGGCAGGACTTGCCACCGCTCGCAAAAAAGACTCCACCGGCATCTGTTTCATCGGGGAACGCAATTTCCGCGAATTCTTGAGCCAGTACCTCCCCAATCAACCGGGTGAGATGCGCACGATGAACGGCGAGGTGAAGGGCCAGCATATGGGCCTGATGTACTACACTCTCGGGCAGCGTCAGGGCTTGGGCATCGGCGGATCGGGCGAGCCGTGGTTCGTCGTCGGCAAGGACTTGGACAACAACGTCCTGCTCGTCGAGCAAGGCCAAGACCACCCGGCCCTCTACTCCGAATCGTTGGTCGCGACAGACGTACACTGGGTCAGCGGAGAGCCGACCGATACGACCTTCCGTTGTGCCGCGAAGTTCCGCTATCGCCAGCCGGATCAGATGGTGACGGTTCATGTCAAGGACGGCGGCGTCTGCGAAGTACTTTTTGACGAGAAGCAAAAAGCAGTCACTCCCGGTCAAGCGGTCGTCTTCTATGACGGCGAAGTTTGCCTCGGCGGGGGCACGATTGACAAAGTCCGCTCGCTTGTCACCATGTAA